A window of Syntrophales bacterium genomic DNA:
AATCATCTTTTAACTCGTAGATAGAACAAAGACAGGGGACTGATTGATAAACCTCAGTCCCCTGTCTACTTAATCTGAAAATCCGGCATCTTGTTCAATATAATCAGGATATTTTGGTCAGTTTATTGTGGGAATCAACACGGGGTTATAAATATGCTGCAAGAGAAGCAATCATAATTATGGAAGCAATCGTTTCAACGTGGGAACCGTATCGTTCGCTCACTATAATCATAATGATATCCCGACGATAGAGATGGAAGAGGCGGAGAGTATCGCAAGCTGTTCGCCCTGAATTGCAGGAAAGGCAAAGACGATAAAGGGAATTCCGAAGCAAGCAGGACTTCCAATTTTATGGCGATGTTCACGCTATGGCGCATAGAGAGTACCCAAGGATTAATCCTTGGGAATGGGTGCACTGGTCAGAAGGTATTTGAGATCTTCATCTTCGAACCGTATCGAAACTCCGACGAAGGGTGACTCGTTCCCCTCGTCGCTAAGAAAGTCATCCCACCCTGCCGAGAGATACAGGTGTTTGAAAAGTCTGTATTCGGCAAAGACCTTGAGGTGTGGATCCCTGTCGGTATCAAAATCGAATGCCTCGAAAGTAAACATAAGATCATCATCAAAGGCAAAGTAATCTATTCCCACACCACCGGTGGATTCCAGAAGACCTCCCCGGAGAACGATATCTTTCCATCTCTTGGCGATCTCTACATTGAAGAGGAGCCCATTTTTTTCCCACTCCTCCGTGCGGATAGTTACCCCGTCAGTTGTGGAATCCTTTACCGTTCTTCTCCCCCTCGGATCAGCTACCAAGCCGAGAATGTAAAACTTATCCTCCTTGGGCTGGATCTTCAGCTCGAGGTAGCTTTTTGCATTACTGTTATCAAAGAGGTATTCACCACGGTAGCTTAAGAATGTCCTGAACTGTTCCGCCTTGGTTACGTATCTGTTGATGCCGGACAGGGTTTCATTAAGATTATCAACCGTTTCATCATCATGTATCAGTTTACCGATTGTTCCCTTGCCTTCATTGATCTTATCGGAGATCTCCTGGAGAGAAGCGAGGGTTTTATTGAGCTTGTCGATAGTAGAATCGTCTTTAACAAGACGTCCAATCGTCCCTTCCCCCTTATTTATCCCCTCCGTTATTGCGCTGAGAGAGGCAAACGTTTTCTCCATCTGTATGGATGCCTCCCTAAGGCTTGTGATCATCTGAGAGAATTTTTCGTCGTTTTGTCTCACGACCTTGTTCAGGCTTTCAGTGAGATCTCTGGTGTTTCTAACGATACTTTTGAAAGACTCTTCACCTTCCTCTCCCCCCAGAACCCTGCTCAAGGAAGTGGTCACCACTTTTACGTCATCGGCTATTGAACCGAGTTGTGACAAAAGTCTGTCGATATCGGCCGGACGCTGCACATGTGTGATCTCTCCCCCCTCCGCAAGGAAAGGTTCGCCTTTTGTTCCCGGAATAATTTCTATGTATTTCTCTCCCAGAATACCGTGAGTTTTAATAGAAGCCACCGCGTCTTCCTCCAGCTTGACCTCCGGAAGTATCCGCATGGTTACAAGGGCTTTCCCGTCTTTGAGTCTTATCGTTTCAACTCTTCCCACCTCTACACCGGCGATCTGTACCGAGGCATCCTTCTCCAGCCCTGCCGCGTTGTCAAATACAACATCTACAGGATATCCTTTTTTAAAACCGAAGCCGTACTCTCCCACCCTGAATGACATGTATCCCAGTATGATTAAGGCCACCAGGACGAACAGACCTACCTTTGCTTCTGAACTAATTGACAACATCTTACGCCTCCACGTTAGGAGTTAAGAGGTAAGAAGGTAGAATGAAACGTTGTTGTTCACTCGAACCCCTTAATTTATATCACCTTGATCGGACCTTCGGTATTTCCTGAAAGAAATTGCTCCAGTACCGGATTTTTTGATTCTCTAATCTCTTCGGGTGTCCCGTATTCCACTATCTTGCCTTCATGTAACATTGCTATCTTGTGACCGATTTTGAAGATGGAAGAGACATCGTGGCTGATGACGATGCTTGTCAGGTTGAAATTTTTCTGGGTATCGATGATCAGGTTGTTTATCGCTTCGGTCATGATTGGATCAAGGCCCGTTGTGGGCTCATCAAAGAGAACCATCTGGGGGTGCATAGCGATCGCCCTTGCCAGCCCTACCCTTTTTTTCATACCGCCGCTCAACTCGGAGGGCATCTTGTCCTCGATGCCGGTGAGTCCAACCGCCCTGAGCCTGTCGGCGACGACTTTTTTTATCTCATCATCCTTCATCTTTGTCTGTTCTCTCAAAGGGAATGCCACATTCTCCCCCACATTCATCGAGTCGAAAAGAGCACTTTCCTGGAAGAGCATCCCGAACTTCTTTCTGATTTCGTTAAGATCCCTGTCATTGAGGGTGGTAATATCGGTGCCACCTATTAAGACTTGACCGCTGTCCGGTTTGAGGAGCCTTATGATATGCTTCAGGAGAACGCTCTTCCCCCCTCCGCTCCTCCCGATGATCACTGTTGTCTTCCCCTCTTCGATAGCGAGATTAACCCCGTCCAGGACTTTTTGTTCTCTGAACGATTTATGAAGATCAATAATTTCAATTATATTTGCCATATCAGAACATAATAGCGGTGAGGAAATAATCGCTTACCAGTATGGTTATCGATGCCAATACCACCGCCTCTGTTGTCGCTTTCCCCACGCCTTCTGCACCCCCGCTGGTATTGAACCCCTTGTAACAGCCGACCAGAGACAGGATCAGGCCAAAGACCGCCGCCTTAATCAATCCGTTATAAATATCATCGAGTCCCACGTACCTGGTAATATTTTTGACAAAGATACCTGAATTGATATTCAAAAGGACAACTCCCACAAAGTACCCGCCCAGTATTCCCACGAAATCTGACACTATGGTTAAAACAGGGACCATAATAACCCCTGCAATGACTCTCGGAACGATGAGATGTTTGACGGGATTTGTGGCCATGACGGAGAGGGCATCGATCTGTTCAGTCACCCGCATGGTTCCCAGCTCCGCAGCCATGGCGGAACCAGCCCGGGCTGTTACCATAAGGGACGTGAGGACTGGTCCGAGTTCTCTGGTCATACCCAGGGCTACCGTGGAACCGACCAGGCTCTCCGCACTGAACATTCTGAAACCATGATATCCCTGGAGAGCCAGAACCATGCCGGTAAATGTGCCGGTCAGGACAACGACAAAGATTGATTTAACACCGACAAATTCCATCTGCTTGAAGATGTTCCGGAGCTTTAAAGGGGGCCTGATCATCCAGCTTAAGACAGAAATGAAAAGGAGTAGGAGCTTCCCCATCTCCTCGACATTTTGCAGGACTGCCCTTCCCAGATTATCGATGGCGGTAGAAACTTTATTCATCTATCACAGGTTAAGGGTTAAGGGTTTATATTAAATGCTGTTCTGTTGGTTCGATTAGTTAACCAATGAAACGAATAAAACCAATTGAACTAATAAAACTGTTCTCATCTTGATTCTTTGTGCCGTACACTTATAATGGTCCCCTCTTCTTTGCATGGGCTTCCAGCGATAATTGAATGACCCGGTCGATCAAGCCCGATTGGTCTATTCCGGAAGCGGCTGCCTGGTGAAAGAGTACAGTCGAAGGAGTCATACCGGGAAGAGTATTGGGCTCGAGGACCGCCACCCGTCCATTCTTTCTCACAAACATGTCAATCCTTGAATATACTTTCAACCCAAGGGCACGATATGTATCCACAGCTACTTTCTGTATCTCTTTCAATTTTTCTTCCGGAAGTCTGGCGGGGGTCTTATTTTCACCCTGGCCATAGAGAAATTTGTCTTCGAGGGAAAGGATATCTTTCGTAGGAATGGTTTCTGAAGGTGTCAGGGGGAGAGGATCATCATTTCCTATAACCCCGCATGTAACTTCAGTCCCGTCGATAAATTCTTCAACCAGTACCGTGTTGTCCCATTCGAAGGCAGAGATAAGGGCGTCAGGAATTCCTTCTGTTGACATCACCTTCTTGACAGAGGTGCTGCATCCTTCCCTTGTGGGTTTAACCACACAGGGGAACCCTATCTCTTCATCAATTCTTTTAAGAAACACCTCTCTGTCCTCGTTATCCCACCTTCTTCTGGTCACCGGCACGGTTTTCGGTACATCTATCCCGTTCATTGCGAGTACGTTTCTGGAAGTATATTTGTCTATACCCAGGGCGGAACCGAGTACGCCGCAGCCGGTGTAAGGAATTTTCAAAAGTTCCAGCAGGCCTTGCAAACATCCGTCCTCTCCATATTTCCCATGAAGACCCACATATACGAAGTCTACACGCTCTTTCAGCTCTTCATAAGGAATAGGAATGGCCTCCTCCTCCAGATCTACTTCAATATCACTGGTGCTATTTCGCATCAGCAACTTAACGGGTATCTCCCAGAAGCCACCCTGGCTGTCCATAAAAACAGGCATTGGATCGTACTTTTCACGACTGATCTTGCTGAAGATATTCCTACCACTTTCCAGGGAAACCTCCTTTTCCGAGGACATTCCCCCCATAATGATTCCGACTCTCAATTTATTAGCGTCTTTGACGTCCATTTTCTTTCCAATGCGTTAGTTGTGCACGACTATAATGTTATTTGGTTGTTTTGTAAAGTATGAACTTTTATCCCTGCAATGCCCCTTTCTTTTCTTTATGAATTTTGAGAGAAATTTCAATAAGCCTTGATATTATCATGGAGGGGAGCATACCGGCGCAGGCTGCCTGTTCGAAAAAAAACGAAGAAGGTGCCATGCCGGACGATGAATTAGGGTCTGTGATAAGCACCCGACCGTCTTTTAAAACGAATCCGTCAATCCTGCCATAGGACTTGAATCCTAATGCCTTGAAGGCTTGTACGGCTTCCTCTTTGATCTGTTCCGCAACGTCGGCTGGAATATTTTTCGGAGGGGTGAACTTTCTGCATCTCCCAGGCATATACTTGTCATCGTATGTGTAGAACTCGCTTTGGGGATAAATCTCCGTCAGCGCCAAAGGAAGAGGCTTGTCATTCTCTTCCAGGATGATGCACGAAAATTCTATACCATCCAGATACTCCTCTACAAGAACAACGTTATCCCATTTGAGAGCTTCAGTAATTCCCCTCTCAAGGGAACTCGAATTATTTACTATTGTTACCCCTATACTCGATCCTTCCCTTGTTGGTTTTGTGATGAAGGGAAGTCCAAATCTGTTTATCAATTTTTTTTCAACACTTTCTTTGTTTTCTTTCCACTCTTTCTCTTGGATTATCATGCTTTCGGGCACACCGATACCGTAAAACTTGAGAATTTTCTGTTGGATATGCTTATCCATTCCGAGAGCCGATGCCAATACTCCCGGTCCTGTGTAGGGGATACGCAGCAGTTCAAGAAGACCCTGGATGCACCCATCGTCTCCGTATTTTCCATGCAGGGAAATGAAAGCAAAATCGATTTCATCTTTAAGTCCCTCATAGGATATCCTTCTTGCCTTTGTGTCAAGCTGTTCCGAGATATCA
This region includes:
- a CDS encoding MlaD family protein, with the translated sequence MLSISSEAKVGLFVLVALIILGYMSFRVGEYGFGFKKGYPVDVVFDNAAGLEKDASVQIAGVEVGRVETIRLKDGKALVTMRILPEVKLEEDAVASIKTHGILGEKYIEIIPGTKGEPFLAEGGEITHVQRPADIDRLLSQLGSIADDVKVVTTSLSRVLGGEEGEESFKSIVRNTRDLTESLNKVVRQNDEKFSQMITSLREASIQMEKTFASLSAITEGINKGEGTIGRLVKDDSTIDKLNKTLASLQEISDKINEGKGTIGKLIHDDETVDNLNETLSGINRYVTKAEQFRTFLSYRGEYLFDNSNAKSYLELKIQPKEDKFYILGLVADPRGRRTVKDSTTDGVTIRTEEWEKNGLLFNVEIAKRWKDIVLRGGLLESTGGVGIDYFAFDDDLMFTFEAFDFDTDRDPHLKVFAEYRLFKHLYLSAGWDDFLSDEGNESPFVGVSIRFEDEDLKYLLTSAPIPKD
- a CDS encoding ABC transporter ATP-binding protein, whose product is MANIIEIIDLHKSFREQKVLDGVNLAIEEGKTTVIIGRSGGGKSVLLKHIIRLLKPDSGQVLIGGTDITTLNDRDLNEIRKKFGMLFQESALFDSMNVGENVAFPLREQTKMKDDEIKKVVADRLRAVGLTGIEDKMPSELSGGMKKRVGLARAIAMHPQMVLFDEPTTGLDPIMTEAINNLIIDTQKNFNLTSIVISHDVSSIFKIGHKIAMLHEGKIVEYGTPEEIRESKNPVLEQFLSGNTEGPIKVI
- a CDS encoding ABC transporter permease; this translates as MNKVSTAIDNLGRAVLQNVEEMGKLLLLFISVLSWMIRPPLKLRNIFKQMEFVGVKSIFVVVLTGTFTGMVLALQGYHGFRMFSAESLVGSTVALGMTRELGPVLTSLMVTARAGSAMAAELGTMRVTEQIDALSVMATNPVKHLIVPRVIAGVIMVPVLTIVSDFVGILGGYFVGVVLLNINSGIFVKNITRYVGLDDIYNGLIKAAVFGLILSLVGCYKGFNTSGGAEGVGKATTEAVVLASITILVSDYFLTAIMF
- a CDS encoding D-alanine--D-alanine ligase, encoding MDVKDANKLRVGIIMGGMSSEKEVSLESGRNIFSKISREKYDPMPVFMDSQGGFWEIPVKLLMRNSTSDIEVDLEEEAIPIPYEELKERVDFVYVGLHGKYGEDGCLQGLLELLKIPYTGCGVLGSALGIDKYTSRNVLAMNGIDVPKTVPVTRRRWDNEDREVFLKRIDEEIGFPCVVKPTREGCSTSVKKVMSTEGIPDALISAFEWDNTVLVEEFIDGTEVTCGVIGNDDPLPLTPSETIPTKDILSLEDKFLYGQGENKTPARLPEEKLKEIQKVAVDTYRALGLKVYSRIDMFVRKNGRVAVLEPNTLPGMTPSTVLFHQAAASGIDQSGLIDRVIQLSLEAHAKKRGPL
- a CDS encoding D-alanine--D-alanine ligase: MGNLRVGIIFGGMSSEKEVSLNSGRNVYDNIDREKYEGIPIFMDDAARLWILPWQLVSQNTTTDISEQLDTKARRISYEGLKDEIDFAFISLHGKYGDDGCIQGLLELLRIPYTGPGVLASALGMDKHIQQKILKFYGIGVPESMIIQEKEWKENKESVEKKLINRFGLPFITKPTREGSSIGVTIVNNSSSLERGITEALKWDNVVLVEEYLDGIEFSCIILEENDKPLPLALTEIYPQSEFYTYDDKYMPGRCRKFTPPKNIPADVAEQIKEEAVQAFKALGFKSYGRIDGFVLKDGRVLITDPNSSSGMAPSSFFFEQAACAGMLPSMIISRLIEISLKIHKEKKGALQG